The following are from one region of the Streptomyces rubrogriseus genome:
- a CDS encoding ROK family transcriptional regulator gives MAGRNGRTVRDLRRANRTAVLQRLYFDGPLSRFELGPATGLSSGSVSNVVADLVADGLVEEAGSVDSDGGRPRTLLRVAPASGHMIGVDVGETRVRVELFDLTLTELARAERPLAPQRHDVDVIVGHVRDGIAEVLATTGLPPERLLGAGIGVPGIVEHTADRGAVVHGQTIGWDAVPLEALLRAGSPLPDTVPCLIDNGAKTLGQAEMWFGAGRGARNAVVVLFGSGVGASLVTPEAEQGRAVEWGHLTVRVRGRRCRCGALGCLEAYAGAESLLARWREEGGRVPEGTDEETALTAMLAAAYPADGAAADPVALAVLEEAAEYLGAGLSDLINLFQPERILIGGWAGLQLGARFLPAVRRHAVSYALRHPARKVTVDLGRLGPDAVTVGAAILPLADFFARGGRRPEPAPEYPVPAWRTALEERAPH, from the coding sequence ATGGCGGGGCGGAACGGGCGCACGGTGCGCGACCTCAGGAGGGCCAACCGTACGGCCGTGCTGCAACGGCTCTACTTCGACGGACCGCTCAGCCGCTTCGAGCTGGGTCCGGCGACCGGCCTCAGTTCGGGTTCCGTCAGCAACGTGGTCGCCGATCTCGTCGCCGACGGACTGGTGGAGGAGGCCGGCAGCGTCGACTCCGACGGCGGCAGGCCCCGCACCCTGCTGCGGGTGGCCCCCGCCAGCGGACACATGATCGGCGTGGACGTCGGCGAGACCCGGGTGCGGGTCGAGCTGTTCGACCTCACGCTCACCGAACTCGCCCGTGCCGAACGCCCGCTGGCCCCGCAACGGCACGACGTCGACGTCATCGTCGGACACGTCCGCGACGGCATCGCCGAGGTGCTGGCCACGACCGGACTGCCGCCCGAGCGGCTGCTCGGCGCCGGGATCGGCGTCCCCGGCATCGTCGAGCACACCGCCGACCGCGGTGCCGTGGTGCACGGCCAGACCATCGGCTGGGACGCGGTCCCGCTGGAGGCCCTGCTCCGCGCCGGCTCGCCACTGCCCGACACCGTCCCGTGCCTCATCGACAACGGCGCCAAGACCCTCGGCCAGGCCGAGATGTGGTTCGGCGCGGGCCGCGGTGCCCGCAACGCGGTCGTGGTCCTCTTCGGCTCCGGTGTCGGCGCCAGCCTGGTCACCCCCGAGGCCGAGCAGGGCCGGGCGGTCGAATGGGGGCACCTGACGGTCCGGGTCAGGGGGCGCCGCTGCCGCTGCGGAGCACTCGGCTGCCTGGAGGCGTACGCCGGTGCGGAGTCGCTGCTGGCCCGCTGGCGGGAGGAGGGCGGCCGGGTGCCCGAGGGCACCGACGAGGAGACCGCCCTCACCGCGATGCTCGCCGCCGCCTACCCGGCCGACGGCGCGGCGGCCGACCCGGTGGCGCTCGCCGTCCTGGAGGAGGCCGCCGAGTACCTGGGTGCGGGCCTGTCCGACCTGATCAACCTCTTCCAGCCGGAGCGCATCCTCATCGGCGGCTGGGCCGGCCTCCAGCTCGGTGCCCGTTTCCTGCCCGCCGTACGGCGCCACGCCGTGTCGTACGCGCTGCGCCATCCCGCCCGGAAGGTGACGGTCGACCTGGGGCGGCTCGGCCCGGACGCCGTCACCGTCGGCGCCGCGATCCTGCCCCTGGCCGACTTCTTCGCCCGCGGCGGCAGACGCCCCGAACCGGCCCCCGAGTACCCGGTCCCGGCCTGGCGGACGGCGCTCGAGGAGCGGGCGCCGCACTGA
- a CDS encoding FUSC family protein, with protein sequence MRDVLEAARTALRRVKWLRDPMVVQALRSAAAASIAYVIAVRLTPDKSAAPLTAPLTALLVVQVTLYATLKMSFRRVNAVVAGVLVAIAFSQLVGLSWWSLALIIVAALGVGHLVRAEEFTAEVAISAMLVLGVTSHGSLAWARVVETLIGAIVGLVFNLILAPPVWVEQAGESVVGLARQVRQLLLRMGEEAAGSTPFHEAAARLHEARRLDHDIGEVDEDLRQAEDSLRFNPRVREGLLHRVVLRTGLDTLEICTVVMRVLARSFTDLAKEREPEPLFAPETGAAVQQLLSEIADAVVSFSVLVTSNASENAESAEERLATELRQAAATRDRLADLLLEEVRRDATQWQLRGAVLAEVNRIIDEMDTEHRSRRLLEELDRHTREQRERMPRLTRLRDRTRDRLRAGPRGRNRDTAARRSS encoded by the coding sequence ATGCGGGATGTGCTTGAGGCCGCGAGGACGGCTCTGCGGCGGGTGAAGTGGCTGCGGGACCCCATGGTCGTACAGGCCCTGCGCTCCGCCGCCGCGGCGTCGATCGCCTATGTCATCGCGGTGCGGCTGACCCCCGACAAGTCGGCGGCACCGCTCACCGCGCCCCTGACCGCGCTGCTGGTCGTCCAGGTCACCCTGTACGCCACGCTGAAGATGAGCTTCCGCCGGGTGAACGCCGTGGTCGCGGGTGTCCTGGTCGCGATCGCCTTCAGTCAGCTGGTCGGGCTCAGCTGGTGGAGCCTGGCCCTGATCATCGTGGCGGCGCTGGGCGTCGGGCACCTGGTGCGCGCCGAGGAGTTCACCGCCGAGGTGGCGATCAGCGCGATGCTGGTGCTCGGCGTCACCTCGCACGGGAGCCTGGCCTGGGCCCGGGTGGTGGAGACCCTGATCGGGGCGATCGTCGGTCTGGTCTTCAACCTGATCCTCGCGCCTCCGGTGTGGGTGGAGCAGGCCGGCGAGTCCGTCGTGGGACTGGCCCGGCAGGTGCGCCAACTGCTGCTGCGGATGGGCGAGGAGGCGGCGGGGAGCACGCCCTTCCACGAGGCGGCGGCCCGGCTGCACGAGGCCCGCCGGCTCGACCACGACATCGGCGAGGTGGACGAGGACCTGCGCCAGGCCGAGGACAGCCTGCGGTTCAATCCCCGGGTGCGCGAGGGGCTGCTGCACCGGGTCGTGCTCCGTACCGGCCTGGACACCCTGGAGATCTGCACGGTGGTCATGCGGGTCCTCGCGCGCAGCTTCACCGACCTCGCCAAGGAGCGCGAGCCGGAGCCCCTGTTCGCGCCGGAGACGGGCGCCGCCGTCCAGCAGTTGCTGTCCGAGATCGCCGACGCCGTGGTCAGCTTCTCGGTGCTGGTCACCAGCAACGCCAGCGAGAACGCCGAGTCCGCGGAGGAGCGTCTGGCCACCGAGCTGCGCCAGGCCGCGGCCACCCGGGACAGGCTGGCCGACCTGCTGCTGGAGGAGGTCCGGCGCGACGCCACCCAGTGGCAGCTGCGCGGCGCGGTGCTGGCCGAGGTGAACCGGATCATCGACGAGATGGACACCGAGCACCGCTCCCGCCGGCTCCTGGAGGAGCTGGACCGCCACACGCGTGAGCAGCGTGAGCGCATGCCGCGGCTGACCCGGCTGCGGGACCGGACGCGCGACCGGCTGCGGGCCGGCCCGCGCGGGCGGAACCGCGACACCGCCGCGCGGCGTTCCTCTTGA
- a CDS encoding SDR family oxidoreductase, producing MSSATGSRIVVTGATGNVGTSVVRLLSEDPEVGTVLGLARRIPDWSPAKTEWAAVDLASEQSDLTGHFAGADAVVHLAWAFQPTHDPATTWRTNVLGSIRVFEAVAAAGVPALVHASSVGAYSPGPKNHAVDESWPTHGWPDAAYCREKAYLERALDTFERDHPGIRVVRMRPAFLFKRESASEQRRIFGGRFLPGPAARPELLPFLPDVPGLRVQALHTDDAARAYRLAVRSADARGAFNLAAEPPVDAELLGELLGVRPVRLPRAAARSAIAAAWGMRLLPASPHLFDAVLRLPVMDCTRARVELGWRATRTATEVLEEFLRGLRQGAGADTEPMRGRKVG from the coding sequence GTGAGCAGCGCAACGGGCAGCAGGATCGTGGTCACGGGCGCCACGGGCAACGTGGGTACCAGCGTGGTGCGGCTTCTCTCCGAGGATCCGGAGGTGGGGACCGTGCTGGGGCTGGCCCGGCGGATCCCCGACTGGTCGCCCGCGAAGACGGAGTGGGCCGCGGTCGACCTGGCCTCGGAGCAGAGCGACCTGACGGGCCACTTCGCGGGCGCCGACGCGGTGGTCCATCTGGCCTGGGCGTTCCAGCCGACGCACGACCCGGCGACGACCTGGCGCACGAACGTGCTCGGCTCGATCCGGGTGTTCGAGGCGGTGGCCGCGGCCGGGGTGCCGGCGCTGGTGCACGCCTCGTCGGTCGGCGCGTACTCGCCGGGACCGAAGAACCACGCGGTGGACGAGTCCTGGCCGACGCACGGCTGGCCGGACGCCGCGTACTGCCGGGAGAAGGCCTATCTGGAACGGGCCCTGGACACCTTCGAACGCGATCACCCGGGGATCCGGGTGGTGCGGATGCGGCCGGCCTTCCTCTTCAAGCGGGAGTCGGCCAGCGAGCAGCGCCGGATCTTCGGCGGCCGGTTCCTGCCGGGACCGGCGGCTCGTCCGGAGCTGCTCCCGTTCCTGCCGGACGTCCCCGGTCTGCGGGTACAGGCCCTGCACACGGACGACGCGGCCCGGGCCTACCGGCTGGCGGTGCGGTCCGCGGACGCCCGGGGCGCGTTCAATCTCGCGGCCGAGCCGCCGGTGGACGCCGAACTGCTCGGCGAACTGCTCGGGGTGCGTCCGGTGCGCCTGCCGCGCGCCGCGGCCCGCTCGGCGATAGCGGCCGCGTGGGGGATGCGGCTGCTGCCCGCCTCGCCGCACCTGTTCGACGCGGTGCTGCGGCTGCCGGTCATGGACTGCACACGGGCGCGGGTGGAGCTGGGCTGGCGCGCGACGCGCACCGCGACGGAGGTGCTGGAGGAGTTCCTGCGGGGACTGCGGCAGGGCGCGGGGGCGGACACGGAGCCGATGCGCGGACGCAAGGTCGGCTGA
- a CDS encoding FBP domain-containing protein: protein MRALDEQDVRTSFINCSKGEAKRLAVPRDLDERPWDDLDFLGWRDPGAPDRSYLVADLDGRPTGVALRFQPARSGFFQRSMCALCLTTHPRGGVALMTARKAGAAGREGNSVGLYMCTDLACSLYLRGKKVSQSGARFEESLTLEEQVARTLGNLSAFVAKVTG from the coding sequence GTGAGAGCACTCGACGAGCAGGACGTCCGCACCTCCTTCATCAACTGCTCGAAGGGCGAGGCCAAGCGGCTGGCCGTCCCCCGCGACCTGGACGAGCGCCCCTGGGACGATCTCGACTTCCTCGGCTGGCGGGACCCCGGGGCGCCCGACCGCAGCTATCTGGTCGCCGACCTCGACGGGCGCCCCACCGGTGTGGCGCTGCGCTTCCAGCCGGCCCGGAGCGGCTTCTTCCAGCGCAGTATGTGCGCGCTGTGCCTGACCACCCATCCCCGGGGCGGCGTGGCCCTGATGACGGCACGCAAGGCCGGAGCGGCCGGCCGTGAGGGCAACTCGGTCGGCCTGTACATGTGCACCGATCTCGCCTGTTCCCTGTATCTGCGGGGCAAGAAGGTGTCGCAGAGCGGCGCCCGCTTCGAGGAGAGCCTCACCCTGGAGGAACAGGTCGCCCGCACGCTGGGCAATCTGTCCGCGTTCGTCGCCAAGGTGACCGGCTGA